The Streptomyces sp. NBC_01255 genome window below encodes:
- a CDS encoding GNAT family N-acetyltransferase, giving the protein MTEIRTPRLILRRWTDDDLVPLAEINADSEVMRWIGDGSVRDLEETAGDIERYEEEWDDEGFGLFAVELIASGELIGFAGLSVPEGLPELLADVEISWRLGRPFWGQGYASEAAHAVLEFALQDRGLDRVVALTHISNSSAENILGKLGMTAERETNHPVFDVPLRVYAIDLTEYQA; this is encoded by the coding sequence ATGACCGAGATCCGTACCCCCCGCCTCATCCTCCGACGCTGGACCGACGACGACCTCGTCCCCCTGGCCGAGATCAACGCCGACTCCGAGGTCATGCGCTGGATCGGCGACGGATCGGTGCGGGACCTGGAGGAGACCGCCGGGGACATCGAGCGGTACGAGGAGGAGTGGGACGACGAGGGCTTCGGGCTCTTCGCCGTCGAGCTCATCGCCTCCGGCGAGCTGATCGGCTTCGCGGGGCTCTCCGTGCCGGAAGGGCTGCCCGAGCTGCTGGCGGACGTGGAGATCAGCTGGCGTCTCGGCAGGCCCTTCTGGGGACAGGGGTACGCCTCCGAGGCCGCCCACGCGGTCCTGGAGTTCGCGCTCCAGGACCGGGGGCTCGACCGGGTCGTCGCCCTCACCCACATCAGCAACTCGTCCGCCGAGAACATCCTGGGCAAGCTCGGCATGACCGCCGAGCGCGAGACCAACCACCCGGTCTTCGACGTGCCGCTGCGCGTCTACGCCATCGACCTCACCGAGTACCAGGCCTGA
- a CDS encoding GlxA family transcriptional regulator has translation MPSSRLHRVAVLVLEGAKPLDVGIPAQVFTTRASMPYEVRVCGAAPGPVAGGDGLSYHVAHGLDALAWADIVFVPGYRFPDREDPPQAVVDALIAAHERGARLAAISTGAFALAATGLLDGKRATTHWHYARALAAKRPLVRVDENVLFVDEGSVLTSAGAASGIDLCLHILRGDLGVAASNHAARRLVAAPYRSGGQAQYVPRSVPEALGERFAATREWALHRLGEPLTLEILARHAAVSARTLSRRFVEDTGYTPMQWVMRARIDMARELLERSGRGVEQIAADVGLGTGANLRLHFQHILGTTPSEYRRTFAQGE, from the coding sequence GTGCCCAGTTCCCGCCTGCATCGCGTCGCCGTCCTCGTCCTCGAAGGCGCGAAGCCGCTCGACGTCGGCATCCCGGCGCAGGTGTTCACGACCCGCGCGAGCATGCCGTACGAGGTACGGGTCTGCGGCGCGGCGCCCGGTCCCGTCGCGGGCGGCGACGGACTGTCGTACCACGTCGCCCACGGCCTCGACGCCCTCGCCTGGGCCGACATCGTCTTCGTCCCCGGCTACCGGTTCCCCGACCGCGAGGACCCGCCCCAGGCCGTCGTCGACGCGCTGATCGCCGCCCACGAGCGGGGCGCGCGCCTGGCCGCCATCTCGACGGGAGCGTTCGCGCTCGCCGCGACGGGACTCCTCGACGGCAAGCGCGCGACCACGCACTGGCACTACGCGCGGGCGCTCGCGGCGAAACGCCCCCTCGTCCGGGTCGACGAGAACGTCCTGTTCGTCGACGAGGGCAGCGTCCTGACGTCGGCCGGCGCCGCTTCCGGCATCGACCTGTGCCTGCACATCCTGCGCGGCGACCTCGGCGTGGCCGCCTCGAACCACGCGGCCCGACGCCTCGTCGCGGCCCCGTACCGCAGCGGCGGCCAGGCGCAGTACGTACCGCGCAGCGTGCCCGAGGCCCTCGGCGAACGGTTCGCCGCCACACGTGAATGGGCGCTGCACCGGCTCGGCGAGCCCCTCACCCTGGAGATCCTGGCCCGGCACGCGGCGGTGTCGGCACGGACGCTCTCCCGCCGGTTCGTCGAGGACACCGGGTACACGCCCATGCAGTGGGTGATGCGGGCCAGGATCGACATGGCCCGCGAGCTCCTGGAGCGGTCCGGGCGGGGCGTCGAGCAGATCGCGGCCGATGTCGGCCTCGGCACCGGAGCCAATCTGCGGCTGCACTTCCAGCACATCCTCGGCACCACGCCGAGCGAGTACCGGCGGACCTTCGCGCAGGGCGAGTAG
- a CDS encoding class II fructose-bisphosphate aldolase, which translates to MPLTPTDEIVRRARAAGTGVGAFNVLQLEHAQAIVAGAEAADRPVVLQISENTVRYHGALEPVALASLAVARAAKVPVAVHLDHAENPDLVREAVALGFGSVMFDASKLPYADNVAATREVVEHCHHHGVWVEAELGEIGGKGGAHTPGVRTDPEEALAFVTATGVDALAVAVGSEHQMLTRDAVLDFELIARLRAAVDTPLVLHGSSGVSDADLTAAIAAGMTKVNVSTHLNKAFTQAIRTHLAEHPTAFDPRHYLTPARTAVAQEVSHLLTVLSPS; encoded by the coding sequence ATGCCACTGACGCCGACCGACGAGATCGTCCGCCGGGCCCGCGCGGCCGGGACGGGCGTGGGGGCGTTCAACGTCCTCCAGCTCGAACACGCGCAGGCCATCGTCGCCGGCGCGGAGGCCGCCGACCGCCCCGTCGTCCTCCAGATCAGCGAGAACACGGTCCGCTACCACGGTGCTCTGGAGCCGGTCGCCCTCGCGTCCCTCGCCGTCGCCAGGGCCGCGAAGGTGCCCGTCGCGGTCCACCTCGACCACGCCGAGAACCCCGACCTCGTACGCGAGGCCGTCGCGCTCGGCTTCGGCTCGGTGATGTTCGACGCCTCCAAGCTGCCGTACGCGGACAACGTGGCCGCGACCCGCGAGGTCGTGGAGCACTGCCATCACCACGGCGTCTGGGTGGAGGCCGAGCTGGGGGAGATCGGCGGCAAGGGCGGCGCCCACACCCCGGGCGTGCGCACCGACCCCGAAGAGGCCCTCGCCTTCGTGACCGCCACCGGCGTCGACGCGCTCGCCGTCGCGGTCGGCAGCGAGCACCAGATGCTGACCCGGGACGCGGTCCTCGACTTCGAGCTGATCGCCCGCCTGCGCGCGGCGGTCGACACGCCGCTCGTCCTGCACGGCTCCTCGGGCGTCTCGGACGCGGACCTCACGGCGGCGATCGCGGCGGGCATGACGAAGGTGAACGTCTCCACCCATCTGAACAAGGCCTTCACGCAGGCGATCCGTACCCACCTGGCCGAGCACCCCACCGCGTTCGACCCCCGCCATTACCTGACCCCGGCCCGCACCGCGGTCGCCCAGGAGGTCTCGCACCTCCTGACGGTCCTGTCCCCGTCCTGA
- a CDS encoding SIS domain-containing protein: MTTSRTAVEIASQPAIWRQAARTLPQHTAALPRRGERVAVIGCGTSWFMALAYAELREAGGHGETDAFAASEFPYGRRYDRVVAITRSGTTSEVLAVLSRLRGEVPTGALTADPTTPVMDLADEVAVLDFADEESVVQTRFATTALALFRAHLESEDALPAGVRPLAEAAEDAERAVAVPLDDAVLTAEQFTFLGTGWTYGLALEAGLKMREAAGAWTESYPAMEYRHGPISITGPGRVAWGFGTLPVGLADEVRKVGGTVVESDLDPLADLIRAQRLAVAVAEAQGLNPDTPRNLTRSVVLADHHA; this comes from the coding sequence ATGACCACCTCACGCACCGCCGTGGAGATCGCCTCCCAGCCGGCCATCTGGCGACAGGCGGCCCGCACTCTTCCCCAGCACACCGCCGCCCTGCCCCGCCGGGGCGAGCGCGTCGCCGTGATCGGCTGCGGCACCTCCTGGTTCATGGCCCTGGCCTACGCCGAGCTGCGCGAGGCCGGCGGTCACGGCGAGACCGACGCCTTCGCCGCCTCCGAGTTCCCTTACGGGCGCCGCTATGACCGTGTCGTGGCCATCACCCGCTCCGGCACCACCAGCGAGGTACTGGCCGTCCTCTCCCGCCTGCGCGGCGAGGTGCCCACGGGCGCGCTCACCGCCGACCCCACGACCCCCGTGATGGACCTCGCCGACGAGGTCGCCGTCCTGGACTTCGCGGACGAGGAGTCCGTCGTCCAGACCCGCTTCGCGACCACGGCGCTCGCCCTGTTCCGCGCGCACCTGGAGTCCGAGGACGCCCTGCCCGCCGGCGTACGGCCCCTCGCGGAGGCCGCGGAGGACGCCGAGCGTGCCGTCGCCGTTCCTCTCGACGACGCGGTCCTCACCGCCGAGCAGTTCACCTTCCTCGGCACCGGCTGGACCTACGGCCTCGCCCTGGAGGCCGGGCTGAAGATGCGGGAGGCGGCCGGGGCGTGGACGGAGTCGTACCCGGCGATGGAGTACCGGCACGGCCCGATCAGCATCACCGGCCCGGGGCGCGTCGCATGGGGCTTCGGCACCCTCCCCGTCGGCCTCGCGGACGAGGTGCGCAAGGTCGGCGGCACGGTCGTCGAGAGCGATCTCGACCCGCTCGCGGACCTGATCCGGGCCCAGCGCCTGGCGGTGGCGGTGGCCGAGGCCCAGGGGCTGAACCCCGACACCCCCCGGAACCTGACCCGTTCCGTGGTCCTGGCCGACCACCATGCCTGA
- a CDS encoding serine hydrolase domain-containing protein has product MTLPSHRRRLTVSATLIAALAAGVAPAANAFAAPAPAATSAGATTAPAPAPAPDMAGVTAALNAAMANGAPGAMARYSGPDGVLSRTVGVRDRVSAAAMDVQARFRIGSVSKTFSTVVLLQLVDEGKLTLDAPVNTYLPGLLPDDRITVRHLLTHRSGLADYTDQMFNSTVPGFEAVRNKAFTYQELVDLSLALPRTTEPGVSYKYSNANFVVVGMLIEKATGRPVADAYERRIFKPLKLRKTSYVHPDTRIKGLHVRGYLHPDEEGAPLVDSTEQTVSWAQSAGAVISSPGDLNTFTSALMRGRLLSPAMLEAMTTVTPTDATNTRFYGLGLRRYDLSCGTQIFGHTGTVQGFYTYAFSTRDGKRSLSAVANTSNHGSANTALGGTLEAAFCGKKPAAPTSRAAASPTAGDLTLLPAERDLPERH; this is encoded by the coding sequence GTGACCCTGCCGTCCCACCGCCGCCGCCTGACCGTGAGCGCCACCCTGATCGCCGCCCTCGCGGCGGGTGTCGCCCCGGCGGCCAACGCCTTCGCCGCCCCCGCGCCCGCCGCCACCTCCGCCGGGGCCACCACCGCCCCCGCGCCCGCTCCGGCCCCCGACATGGCGGGCGTGACCGCCGCGCTGAACGCGGCGATGGCCAACGGCGCCCCGGGCGCCATGGCCCGGTACTCCGGTCCCGACGGCGTCCTGAGCCGGACCGTCGGTGTGCGGGACCGTGTCTCGGCTGCGGCGATGGACGTCCAGGCCCGTTTCCGGATCGGCAGCGTCAGCAAGACGTTCTCGACGGTCGTCCTCCTCCAGCTGGTGGACGAGGGGAAGCTGACGCTCGACGCGCCGGTCAACACGTACCTGCCCGGCCTGCTGCCCGACGACCGCATCACGGTCCGGCACCTGCTCACCCACCGCAGCGGTCTCGCCGACTACACGGACCAGATGTTCAACAGCACGGTGCCCGGCTTCGAAGCGGTGCGCAACAAGGCGTTCACCTACCAGGAGCTCGTCGACCTCTCCCTGGCCCTGCCCCGGACGACCGAGCCCGGAGTGTCGTACAAGTACTCGAACGCCAACTTCGTGGTGGTCGGCATGCTGATCGAGAAGGCCACGGGCCGGCCGGTCGCGGACGCGTACGAGCGCCGCATCTTCAAGCCGCTGAAGCTGCGCAAGACCTCGTACGTCCACCCGGACACCCGCATCAAGGGGCTGCACGTGCGCGGCTACCTGCACCCCGACGAGGAGGGCGCCCCGCTCGTGGACTCCACGGAGCAGACGGTGTCCTGGGCGCAGTCCGCCGGGGCCGTCATCTCCAGCCCCGGCGACCTGAACACCTTCACCAGCGCCCTCATGCGCGGCCGGCTGCTGTCGCCGGCCATGCTGGAGGCGATGACGACGGTCACGCCGACGGACGCCACGAACACCCGCTTCTACGGTCTCGGGCTGCGCCGGTACGACCTCTCGTGCGGCACGCAGATCTTCGGCCACACCGGCACCGTGCAGGGTTTCTACACGTACGCCTTCTCGACGCGTGACGGGAAGCGCAGCCTCTCGGCGGTGGCGAACACCTCGAACCACGGCTCGGCCAACACGGCGCTCGGCGGGACGCTGGAGGCGGCGTTCTGCGGCAAGAAGCCGGCGGCCCCGACCTCGCGCGCGGCCGCCTCGCCCACGGCCGGTGACCTGACGCTGCTGCCGGCGGAGCGGGACCTGCCCGAGCGCCACTGA
- the gap gene encoding type I glyceraldehyde-3-phosphate dehydrogenase, giving the protein MTRIAINGFGRIGRNVLRALLERDSDLEVVAVNDLTEPAALARLLAYDTTSGRLGRPVSVEGNTLVVDGRRITVLAEREPAQLPWAELGVDIVLESTGRFTSAKAARAHLDAGAKKVLVSAPADGADVTLAYGVNTDAYDHELHTIVSNASCTTNALAPLAAVLDDLAGIEHGFMTTVHAYTQEQNLLDGPHRDARRARAAAVNIVPTTTGAAKAIGHVLPNLDGKLSGDSIRVPVPVGSIVELNTTVARDVTLEDVLAAYRTAAEGPLAGVLEYSEDPLVSSDITGNPHSSIFDSALTRVEGRHIKVVAWYDNEWGFSNRVIDTLQLLAGR; this is encoded by the coding sequence ATGACTCGCATCGCGATCAACGGATTCGGCCGCATCGGACGGAACGTGCTGCGCGCACTCCTGGAGCGCGACAGCGACCTCGAGGTCGTCGCCGTCAACGACCTCACCGAGCCCGCCGCCCTCGCGCGGCTGCTCGCCTACGACACGACGTCCGGTCGTCTCGGCCGCCCGGTCAGCGTCGAGGGGAACACCCTCGTCGTCGACGGCCGCCGCATCACCGTCCTGGCCGAGCGCGAGCCCGCGCAGCTGCCCTGGGCCGAGCTGGGCGTCGACATCGTGCTCGAGTCGACCGGCCGCTTCACGTCGGCCAAGGCCGCCCGCGCCCACCTCGACGCCGGTGCGAAGAAGGTCCTCGTGAGCGCCCCGGCGGACGGCGCCGACGTCACGCTCGCGTACGGCGTCAACACCGACGCGTACGACCACGAGCTGCACACGATCGTCTCGAACGCCTCGTGCACGACCAACGCGCTCGCGCCGCTGGCCGCGGTCCTCGACGACCTCGCGGGCATCGAGCACGGCTTCATGACGACGGTCCACGCCTACACGCAGGAGCAGAACCTGCTGGACGGCCCCCACCGTGACGCCCGCCGCGCCCGCGCCGCCGCCGTCAACATCGTGCCGACGACGACCGGCGCCGCCAAGGCCATCGGCCACGTGCTGCCGAACCTCGACGGCAAGCTGTCGGGCGACTCGATCCGCGTACCGGTCCCCGTCGGCTCGATCGTCGAGCTCAACACGACCGTTGCCCGCGACGTGACCCTCGAGGACGTCCTGGCCGCCTACCGCACCGCTGCGGAGGGTCCGCTCGCCGGCGTGCTGGAGTACTCGGAGGACCCGCTGGTCTCCTCCGACATCACGGGCAACCCGCACTCGTCGATCTTCGACTCGGCCCTCACCCGCGTCGAAGGCCGCCACATCAAGGTCGTCGCCTGGTACGACAACGAGTGGGGCTTCTCGAACCGAGTGATCGACACGCTCCAGCTCCTCGCGGGCCGCTGA
- a CDS encoding LysM peptidoglycan-binding domain-containing protein, translated as MPAHGKHRRPRRRTVSRGLALAGTGGAALALPLVVPATAGAETVSAAPKIAAQPFAAHSFAAQPAAPAAAPSAPAAARTYTVVSGDSLSLIAQKKGIQGGWKSIYRANKSAVGDNPSLIHPGLELTIRRDSAKPATKPAPVSATAQKKSSTTTERASRSERRAAAPAAASGASAAQAAPAAAPAVKAAPAAATQYADNLDGWIRQSLDIMAQRGIPGSYDGILRNVMRESSGNPRAINLWDSNAVAGTPSKGLLQVIQPTFDAYHVPGTSTDLFDPVANITAACNYAADRYGSIDNVNGAY; from the coding sequence ATGCCTGCACACGGTAAGCACCGCCGCCCCCGTCGCCGCACCGTCTCCCGCGGCCTCGCGCTCGCCGGCACGGGCGGCGCCGCCCTGGCCCTGCCGCTGGTCGTCCCCGCCACGGCCGGCGCCGAGACCGTTTCGGCCGCACCGAAGATCGCCGCGCAGCCCTTCGCCGCGCATTCCTTCGCGGCCCAGCCCGCCGCTCCGGCTGCCGCTCCCTCGGCCCCCGCCGCCGCGCGCACGTACACCGTGGTGAGTGGTGACTCGCTTTCCCTGATCGCCCAGAAGAAGGGAATTCAGGGCGGCTGGAAGTCGATTTACCGGGCCAACAAGTCCGCCGTGGGTGACAATCCGTCACTCATTCACCCCGGTCTCGAACTGACGATTCGTCGGGATTCCGCGAAGCCCGCCACGAAGCCCGCCCCGGTATCCGCGACCGCGCAGAAGAAGAGCTCCACGACCACGGAGCGGGCGAGCCGCTCCGAGCGCCGTGCCGCGGCCCCGGCCGCCGCCTCGGGTGCCTCCGCCGCGCAGGCGGCGCCCGCCGCCGCGCCCGCCGTCAAGGCCGCCCCGGCCGCCGCCACCCAGTACGCCGACAACCTCGACGGCTGGATCCGGCAGTCGCTGGACATCATGGCCCAGCGCGGCATCCCCGGTTCGTACGACGGAATCCTCCGCAACGTGATGCGCGAGTCCTCCGGCAACCCCCGGGCCATCAACCTCTGGGACTCGAACGCCGTGGCCGGCACCCCCTCGAAGGGTCTGCTCCAGGTCATCCAGCCGACCTTCGACGCCTACCACGTCCCGGGCACGTCCACGGACCTGTTCGACCCGGTCGCCAACATCACGGCCGCCTGCAACTACGCGGCCGACCGCTACGGCTCCATCGACAACGTCAACGGGGCCTACTGA
- a CDS encoding DUF6197 family protein: protein MPTSIAPISPDTLDREAAALFESATWQRIVTDWTAPARPAPAPERTPEPADWRALLTVSVDRLVADALDALPPSAPVETLPGRIGAVLPDRLHAWRRIGRPELRPSVHLGYARLVLTEWGWQNAPYKLRDARGARCVCGALLAAHRLGYGSADTMNEAAAWIMTELRSQGWGELIGPWNRAPGRTAADAVGLLDATIRRAAHAGR from the coding sequence ATGCCGACCTCCATCGCCCCGATCAGCCCGGACACCCTCGACCGCGAGGCGGCCGCTCTCTTCGAGAGCGCCACCTGGCAGCGGATCGTCACCGACTGGACCGCCCCCGCTCGGCCGGCCCCCGCGCCGGAGCGGACGCCCGAGCCCGCGGACTGGCGGGCCCTCCTCACCGTGTCCGTGGACCGGCTCGTGGCCGACGCGCTCGACGCGCTCCCGCCGTCGGCCCCCGTCGAGACGCTCCCCGGCCGCATCGGAGCCGTACTCCCGGACCGACTGCACGCCTGGCGCCGGATCGGCCGTCCCGAGCTGCGCCCCTCGGTCCACCTCGGCTACGCGCGGCTGGTGCTCACGGAGTGGGGCTGGCAGAACGCGCCGTACAAGCTGCGCGACGCGCGGGGAGCGCGCTGTGTCTGCGGCGCGCTCCTCGCAGCCCACCGCCTCGGCTACGGCAGCGCGGACACCATGAACGAGGCGGCCGCCTGGATCATGACCGAGCTCCGGTCGCAGGGATGGGGCGAGCTGATCGGTCCGTGGAACCGGGCCCCCGGCCGTACGGCCGCCGACGCGGTGGGCCTCCTCGACGCGACGATCCGCCGCGCCGCGCACGCCGGCCGGTGA
- a CDS encoding DeoR/GlpR family DNA-binding transcription regulator, producing the protein MSKHERWNALLELLAASGKVEVEEAATALTVSAATIRRDLDELSEQQLLVRTRGGAVAHGVSYELPLRYKSARHASEKQRIAAAAADLVAPGEVVGLNGGTTTTEVARALALRFASGRAEAAGGGAAGPALTVVTNALNIAGELAVRPQIKIVTTGGVARPQTYELVGPLTVGVLNEVVLDVVILGVDGVDPELGVMAHHEDEASISRLFAQRSSRVVVVTDSSKMGRRAFARICGLDRVDLLVTDTDISAEATAQLTEAGVKVLTV; encoded by the coding sequence ATGTCCAAGCACGAGCGGTGGAACGCACTCCTGGAGCTGCTCGCGGCCTCGGGGAAAGTCGAGGTGGAGGAGGCGGCGACCGCGCTGACGGTCTCCGCCGCCACGATCCGCCGGGACCTCGACGAACTCTCCGAGCAGCAGCTGCTCGTACGGACGCGGGGCGGGGCGGTCGCGCACGGCGTGTCGTACGAGCTGCCACTCCGCTACAAGTCGGCGCGGCACGCCTCCGAGAAGCAGCGGATCGCCGCGGCGGCGGCCGATCTGGTGGCCCCCGGGGAGGTCGTCGGGCTCAACGGCGGCACGACGACGACGGAGGTGGCACGGGCGCTCGCCCTGCGGTTCGCGAGCGGCCGGGCGGAGGCGGCGGGCGGGGGCGCGGCCGGGCCCGCGCTGACCGTGGTCACCAACGCGCTCAACATCGCCGGCGAGCTGGCGGTGCGCCCACAGATCAAGATCGTCACGACGGGCGGGGTGGCACGCCCGCAGACGTACGAGCTGGTCGGCCCGCTGACCGTCGGCGTGCTCAACGAGGTCGTGCTCGACGTCGTGATCCTCGGGGTCGACGGTGTCGACCCCGAGCTGGGCGTGATGGCCCACCACGAGGACGAGGCGAGCATCAGCCGGCTGTTCGCCCAGCGATCGAGCCGGGTCGTCGTCGTGACCGACTCCTCCAAGATGGGCCGCCGCGCGTTCGCCCGTATCTGCGGTCTGGACCGGGTCGATCTCCTGGTCACCGACACGGACATCTCGGCGGAGGCCACGGCGCAGCTCACGGAGGCCGGGGTGAAGGTCCTCACCGTCTGA
- a CDS encoding phosphocholine-specific phospholipase C, translating to MLPISRRGFVGIGAGLVAGAALAPGRASAAARAATGTLTDVRHVVILMQENRSFDHYFGTLRGVRGFGDRAAGNLPGGWGMFHQPNWGGRQYPWKLSDTPPAGGVDGETLAQCNGDLPHSWTSQHAAWNKGRMDNWVMGVGNTRTLGHLDREDIPFHHALADHYTICDAYFCSALSATGPNRTFLWSGKIDGSSKDGGDESGLTWETYAEALQRAGVSWKVYQNAQDNYGDNGLAYFKKFTDARPGDPLYDRGMGSVPKVTGSTPDDIAAAIRADVVAGTLPQVSWVVASEAFSEHPYAPPGDGAHFVDLVYRALAADSEVFDSTVLFLNYDENDGFFDHVPPPVAPPGTPGEYLDGVPIGLGFRVPMLVMSPWTRGGWVSSEVFDHTSVLRFMETWTAALGTPATCPNISAWRRRVTGDLTSVFDFAHPVYGVPAGLPSTAKVIGQATCGPLPNPAPQNNAQPAQESGTRPARALPYQVNGNLDRFEFGAAGKILAWFSMTNQGVEAKQAAHFSIHPHQHRDTAAWQYTVDAGGTASDYFNIGLGSGSGKYDISMMGPNRFLRRFTGDASKAGKAVEVAARFAPEAGTGRTALWFRMTNTSAAPVTFTIRSNAYRTDGPWTYTVPANSSREDFFNAVAYNGGWYDFTILADIDGTWSRRYTGHIETGAPSVTG from the coding sequence ATGCTTCCCATCAGCCGCAGGGGATTCGTCGGAATCGGCGCGGGGCTCGTCGCCGGGGCGGCGCTGGCGCCCGGCCGGGCATCGGCCGCCGCGCGTGCCGCGACCGGCACGCTCACCGACGTCCGGCACGTGGTGATCCTCATGCAGGAGAACCGCAGCTTCGACCACTACTTCGGCACGCTGCGCGGCGTACGGGGGTTCGGCGACCGTGCCGCCGGCAATCTGCCCGGCGGCTGGGGCATGTTCCACCAGCCCAACTGGGGCGGCCGCCAGTACCCGTGGAAGCTCAGCGACACCCCGCCCGCGGGCGGCGTCGACGGCGAGACCCTCGCACAGTGCAACGGCGATCTGCCCCACAGCTGGACCTCGCAGCACGCGGCCTGGAACAAGGGCCGGATGGACAACTGGGTCATGGGCGTGGGCAACACGCGGACGCTCGGTCACCTCGACCGCGAGGACATCCCCTTCCACCACGCGCTCGCCGACCACTACACGATCTGCGACGCGTACTTCTGCTCGGCGCTCAGCGCCACCGGCCCCAACCGGACGTTCCTGTGGAGCGGGAAGATCGACGGCTCCAGCAAGGACGGGGGCGACGAGTCGGGGCTGACCTGGGAGACGTACGCGGAGGCGCTCCAGCGGGCCGGGGTGAGCTGGAAGGTCTACCAGAACGCGCAGGACAACTATGGCGACAACGGTCTCGCCTATTTCAAGAAGTTCACCGACGCCCGCCCCGGCGACCCGCTGTACGACCGGGGCATGGGCTCGGTCCCCAAGGTCACCGGCTCGACGCCTGACGACATCGCCGCGGCCATCCGCGCCGACGTCGTGGCGGGCACGCTGCCGCAGGTGTCGTGGGTGGTGGCGAGCGAGGCGTTCTCCGAGCACCCGTACGCGCCGCCCGGGGACGGCGCGCACTTCGTCGACCTCGTCTACCGCGCGCTGGCCGCCGACTCCGAGGTCTTCGACTCGACGGTGCTGTTCCTCAACTACGACGAGAACGACGGCTTCTTCGACCACGTGCCGCCGCCGGTCGCCCCGCCGGGGACACCGGGCGAGTACCTGGACGGCGTGCCGATCGGACTGGGCTTCCGTGTCCCCATGCTTGTCATGTCCCCGTGGACCCGGGGCGGTTGGGTGAGCTCCGAGGTCTTCGACCACACCTCCGTCCTCCGCTTCATGGAGACCTGGACGGCGGCCCTCGGCACACCGGCCACCTGTCCGAACATCAGCGCCTGGCGGCGCCGGGTGACGGGCGACCTGACGAGCGTCTTCGACTTCGCCCACCCGGTGTACGGAGTGCCCGCCGGCCTCCCCTCCACGGCGAAGGTGATCGGCCAGGCCACCTGCGGCCCGCTGCCGAACCCGGCGCCGCAGAACAACGCGCAGCCCGCGCAGGAGTCCGGCACCCGCCCGGCGCGCGCCCTGCCGTACCAGGTGAACGGCAACCTCGACCGGTTCGAGTTCGGTGCCGCCGGCAAGATCCTGGCCTGGTTCTCGATGACGAACCAGGGGGTGGAGGCCAAGCAGGCGGCGCACTTCTCGATCCACCCGCACCAGCACCGCGACACGGCCGCCTGGCAGTACACGGTCGACGCGGGCGGCACGGCCTCCGACTACTTCAACATCGGGCTCGGGTCGGGATCCGGGAAGTACGACATCTCGATGATGGGCCCCAACCGCTTCCTGCGGCGCTTCACCGGCGACGCGTCCAAGGCCGGCAAGGCCGTGGAGGTCGCGGCCCGGTTCGCGCCGGAGGCGGGGACGGGCCGGACGGCCCTGTGGTTCAGGATGACCAACACCTCGGCTGCTCCGGTGACGTTCACGATCCGCTCGAACGCCTACCGCACGGACGGACCGTGGACCTACACGGTCCCGGCGAACTCCAGCCGCGAGGACTTCTTCAACGCGGTGGCCTACAACGGCGGCTGGTACGACTTCACGATCCTCGCCGACATCGACGGGACCTGGTCACGCCGGTACACCGGCCACATCGAGACCGGAGCCCCGAGCGTCACCGGCTGA